From the genome of Vicinamibacteria bacterium, one region includes:
- a CDS encoding Xaa-Pro peptidase family protein, whose protein sequence is MTATTRSRRRIVYIAVFIAAAASGEAQDHAKYQTDFPAEELAARRERVLDAIGDNAIAIIQGAATAAGFVVFRQSNELYYLTGLEVPQSYLLLDGRQRRALLFLPHRDERRERGEGKTFSAEDAERVTELTGVDAVYGNDYLARQLYGFALRPPFPTLYTFTSPAEGRAQSRDENLIGHAGVVSDPWDGRPSREGQFIHLLRTRYPQFEIADLTPILDAMRIVKSAREVELVRRASRIAGLGIMEAIRSSRPGVREYQLDAAARYIYFVNGSQGEGYRSITASGSNAYFGHYYRNDATLAAGDLVLMDYAPDYRYYTSDVARMWPVSGTFDAAQRALYGFIVEYSKALMKRIRPGVTADAILDGAAEEMKGVLDSIDFASEAHEQAAREALAFRGHLSHPVGLAVHDVGSYRSRPLVPGVVFSVDPMLWVHEERLYVRMEDTVVVTEDGVENFTDFMPSELDEIEALMKEEGLVQIRPPAIE, encoded by the coding sequence ATGACTGCGACCACACGTTCCCGCCGTCGAATCGTCTATATTGCCGTTTTCATCGCCGCCGCCGCGAGCGGCGAAGCGCAAGACCACGCGAAGTACCAGACCGACTTTCCCGCCGAGGAGCTCGCGGCCCGACGGGAGCGGGTTCTCGATGCCATTGGCGACAACGCGATCGCCATCATTCAGGGTGCTGCCACGGCGGCCGGGTTCGTGGTCTTTCGTCAATCGAACGAGCTCTATTACCTTACCGGGCTCGAGGTGCCGCAGTCTTACCTTCTGCTCGACGGAAGACAGCGCCGGGCTCTCTTGTTCCTTCCCCACCGCGACGAGCGGCGGGAGCGCGGCGAAGGAAAAACCTTCTCGGCCGAGGACGCCGAGCGCGTTACCGAGCTCACCGGCGTCGACGCCGTCTATGGGAACGATTACCTCGCCCGCCAGCTTTACGGCTTTGCGCTGCGGCCGCCGTTTCCCACCCTCTACACCTTCACCAGCCCGGCTGAAGGAAGGGCGCAGAGCCGCGACGAGAACCTCATCGGCCACGCCGGCGTGGTCTCGGATCCCTGGGACGGCCGTCCGTCACGGGAAGGGCAGTTCATCCATCTGTTGCGTACGCGTTACCCTCAGTTCGAGATCGCGGACCTCACGCCAATCCTGGATGCGATGCGGATCGTGAAGAGCGCGCGGGAGGTCGAGCTCGTGCGCCGGGCGAGCCGCATCGCCGGGCTCGGCATCATGGAGGCGATCCGTTCGTCGCGGCCCGGGGTCAGGGAGTATCAGCTCGACGCCGCCGCCCGCTACATCTACTTCGTGAACGGCTCCCAGGGCGAAGGCTATCGGTCGATTACGGCGAGCGGGTCGAATGCCTACTTCGGCCATTACTACCGGAACGACGCCACGCTCGCGGCCGGCGATCTCGTGCTCATGGACTACGCGCCCGACTACCGCTATTACACGAGCGACGTCGCGCGGATGTGGCCGGTGAGCGGCACTTTCGATGCCGCGCAGCGCGCCCTCTACGGCTTCATCGTCGAGTACAGCAAGGCGCTCATGAAACGTATCCGGCCGGGCGTGACGGCTGACGCGATTCTCGACGGAGCGGCGGAGGAGATGAAGGGCGTTCTCGATTCCATCGATTTCGCGTCGGAGGCTCACGAGCAGGCGGCTCGGGAAGCACTGGCGTTCCGGGGGCACCTCTCCCACCCGGTCGGTCTCGCCGTCCACGACGTCGGGAGCTACCGATCGCGTCCCCTCGTGCCGGGTGTGGTCTTCTCCGTAGACCCCATGCTCTGGGTGCACGAGGAGCGGCTCTACGTCCGGATGGAGGACACGGTCGTCGTGACCGAAGACGGCGTCGAGAACTTCACCGATTTCATGCCGAGCGAGCTCGACGAGATCGAGGCGTTGATGAAGGAAGAGGGTCTGGTGCAGATCCGGCCACCGGCCATTGAATGA